One region of Vigna angularis cultivar LongXiaoDou No.4 chromosome 10, ASM1680809v1, whole genome shotgun sequence genomic DNA includes:
- the LOC108335120 gene encoding probable xyloglucan endotransglucosylase/hydrolase protein 6: ITHFPPSTCIPILPISYQLNISMAIINAFGNIDLYVFLLSWFLVSAVCVWGRPATFLQDFQISWSESHIKQIDQGRAIQLILDQNSGCGFASKSKYMFGRVSMKIKLVPGDSAGTVTAFYMNSDTDTVRDELDFEFLGNRSGQPYTVQTNIYAHGKGDREQRVNLWFDPSADFHTYTIMWNHHHIVFYVDDFPIRVYKNNEAKGIAYPKMQAMGVYSTLWEADNWATRGGLEKIDWSKAPFYAYYKDFDIEGCPSPGPANCASNQSNWWEGATYQALNAMEARRYRWVRLNHMIYDYCQDKPRYTVIPPECLAGI; this comes from the exons ATAACACACTTTCCTCCCTCCACTTGCATTCCAATTTTACCTATATCTTATCAGTTAAACATATCCATGGCCATCATCAACGCTTTTGGAAACATTGATCTCTATGTTTTTTTACTGTCATGGTTTCTCGTATCTGCCGTGTGCGTTTGGGGACGACCAGCCACTTTTTTGCAAGACTTTCAAATCTCCTGGTCAGAGTCTCATATCAAGCAAATTGATCAGGGCAGGGCCATCCAACTCATTCTCGACCAAAACTCTG GTTGCGGTTTTGCTTCCAAGAGTAAGTACATGTTTGGCCGTGTTAGCATGAAAATCAAACTTGTACCTGGAGATTCTGCAGGAACCGTCACTGCATTTTAT ATGAACTCTGACACCGACACTGTACGTGATGAGCTGGATTTTGAGTTCTTGGGGAACCGTAGTGGTCAGCCTTACACAGTTCAGACAAATATCTACGCTCATGGAAAAGGGGATAGAGAGCAAAGGGTGAACCTCTGGTTTGATCCTTCCGCGGATTTTCACACCTACACTATCATGTGGAATCATCACCATATTGT GTTCTACGTTGATGATTTTCCCATTAGAGTGTACAAGAACAATGAAGCGAAGGGAATCGCATACCCAAAGATGCAGGCTATGGGAGTGTATTCGACGTTGTGGGAAGCTGATAACTGGGCAACAAGAGGGGGATTGGAGAAAATCGATTGGAGTAAGGCACCATTTTATGCATATTACAAGGACTTTGACATTGAAGGGTGCCCAAGTCCAGGACCTGCTAACTGTGCCTCTAATCAAAGTAATTGGTGGGAAGGAGCTACATACCAAGCTCTTAATGCCATGGAAGCTCGAAGGTACAGGTGGGTTCGTCTTAACCATATGATCTATGATTACTGCCAAGATAAGCCAAGGTACACGGTCATCCCACCAGAGTGCCTTGCCGGCATTTAA
- the LOC108335498 gene encoding EPIDERMAL PATTERNING FACTOR-like protein 2, which produces MGRRDHHHFICARTLTLVTISLCFLIISSWTQLGLVTEGRKTPKQNGFYQTVHDDKTMVRAQIGSRPPRCERRCRSCGHCEAIQVPTNPQAQNGRINSSTLSTSAFPMGEGGSNYKPMSWKCKCGNRIFNP; this is translated from the exons ATGGGACGACGTGATCATCACCATTTTATCTGTGCCCGAACACTCACACTTGTTACCATTTCTCTTTGCTTTCTCATAATTTCAAGTTGGACCCAGCTCGGACTTGTTACTGAAG GTCGAAAGACTCCCAAACAGAATGGATTTTATCAG ACAGTACATGATGACAAAACAATGGTAAGGGCGCAGATAGGCTCAAGGCCACCAAGATGCGAGAGAAGGTGCAGGTCTTGTGGACACTGTGAGGCCATTCAGGTACCTACAAATCCTCAAGCGCAGAATGGGAGGATCAACTCTTCAACTCTGTCAACTAGTGCTTTTCCAATGGGAGAAGGCGGGTCCAACTACAAGCCCATGAGTTGGAAGTGCAAATGTGGGAACCGTATTTTCAACCCCTGA
- the LOC108335104 gene encoding homeobox-leucine zipper protein HAT22, whose translation MGFDHDASTSGLHLVLGLSLTATTTPSTKPQDHHHHHHHHFCVVKPSPTKPNSPNEPSLTLGLSGDSCHLAKQVPNNSKVYCEDPLDMSRQTSPHSVVSSFSTGRVVKRERDLSFEEVEAEAEAEERVSSRVSDEEEDGTNARKKLRLTKEQSALLEESFKQHSTLNPKQKQALARQLNLRPRQVEVWFQNRRARTKLKQTEVDCEFLKKCCETLTDENRRLKKELQELKALKLAQPLYMPMPAATLTMCPSCERLGGVSDNASNKSPFSMAPKTHFYNPFANPSAAC comes from the exons ATGGGTTTTGATCACGATGCCAGTACCTCTGGCCTTCACCTCGTTCTAGGGTTATCTTTGACTGCTACCACCACTCCATCTACCAAGCCTCAAgatcatcaccatcatcatcatcatcatttttgtGTTGTTAAGCCTTCGCCAACCAAGCCTAATTCCCCCAATGAACCATCTTTGACGTTGGGTTTGTCTGGCGATAGCTGCCACCTAGCCAAGCAAGTGCCCAACAACAGTAAGGTTTATTGTGAGGACCCTCTTGACATGTCTAGACAGACGTCACCTCACAGCGTGGTTTCGTCTTTCTCAACTGGGAGGGTTGTGAAGAGGGAGAGAGATCTTAGCTTTGAAGAGGTAGAGGCAGAGGCAGAGGCAGAAGAGAGGGTTTCTTCAAGAGTGAGCGACGAAGAAGAAGACGGCACCAATGCTAGGAAGAAACTCAGACTCACCAAAGAACAATCTGCACTACTGGAGGAGAGCTTCAAACAACACAGCACTCTCAATCCT AAACAGAAGCAAGCTTTAGCCAGACAGTTAAATCTACGGCCTCGACAAGTTGAAGTGTGGTTTCAGAATCGGAGAGCCAG AACAAAGCTGAAGCAGACAGAGGTGGACTGTGAgttcttgaagaaatgctgTGAAACGTTGACGGACGAAAACAGAAGGTTAAAGAAGGAGCTGCAGGAGCTGAAGGCACTGAAACTAGCTCAACCCTTGTACATGCCTATGCCTGCGGCAACACTCACCATGTGCCCTTCTTGCGAGAGGCTCGGTGGCGTTAGCGATAACGCTTCCAATAAAAGTCCTTTCTCCATGGCTCCCAAGACTCACTTCTACAACCCCTTTGCCAATCCTTCTGCAGCATGTTGA